Proteins encoded by one window of Rouxiella chamberiensis:
- a CDS encoding cupin domain-containing protein, with product MISKDNAEHYVWGDDCDGWYLVNRQDMLVIHEKMPPGTSEKRHFHSVSRQFFFVLEGVLSMELEGKTHHIKALQGLEIPPGSKHQARNDTESFVEFVVISHPTTRGDRSDLPSSC from the coding sequence GTGATTTCAAAGGACAATGCAGAGCATTATGTTTGGGGCGACGATTGCGACGGTTGGTATTTGGTAAACCGTCAGGACATGCTAGTAATTCATGAAAAAATGCCTCCAGGCACTTCTGAAAAGCGGCATTTTCACTCCGTTTCCAGACAGTTTTTCTTTGTTCTTGAGGGTGTTCTTTCTATGGAATTAGAAGGTAAAACACACCACATCAAGGCTCTGCAAGGGCTGGAAATTCCTCCTGGGTCAAAGCATCAAGCCAGAAACGACACCGAGTCTTTTGTAGAATTTGTTGTAATTTCACATCCAACAACACGAGGGGATCGCTCTGATCTGCCTTCATCATGCTAA